The genomic window GACACAGCACCACCGTGTGCATGACATCCATGCCGTACGCATGATGCCTGTGCAGTACCACTGTGTGCAAGACGCCTGTGCCATGTGCGTGACACccatgctgtgtgtgtgatgtCCACGCTGTGTGCATGCCCGTGTTGTGTGTATGACACCCACGTGACATTGTGGCTCCTGCAGGTTTGGCGAGAAGGAGGCATACATGGGGTTCATGAACGAATTCCTGGAGCACAACTGGAGCCGCATGAAGTCGTTCCTGCAGAGTGTGGCCAACCCTGACAGTAGTGCCCACCTGGTGGCTTATGATGGCTATGTGGACCTGGCACTGGAGCTCTCCACCCTGCACACACTGCTCTGCGACATATTCACTGGCCTGGACCAGGTACTGCGGGCTGGGGGTGGAGTGCAAAAGAGCCAGTTAGGTAGGCAGAAGGGGGCTGTCCGTTCCCCCCTTCTTTTCCacccacccgcccccccccccagtttcaTACAGGAGGTGTGCTCCCAGGCAGAGTTCTTAACTTCTCAGCATTAGTGTGAAATGTGAGTTCTGCAGATTAGTGCTTCTATCAGCTTGTGTCCTGGGCAGGAGATCCAGTGTTTTGTTACAGACAGAGGCGAGGGTGATTAGAAAAGTTGTAATTAAATTAAGGATTGAAGTCGTTAGATGACTAAAATGGGGTGGCGGTGAATACAGCCA from Chelonoidis abingdonii isolate Lonesome George unplaced genomic scaffold, CheloAbing_2.0 scaffold2976, whole genome shotgun sequence includes these protein-coding regions:
- the LOC116817878 gene encoding RAS protein activator like-3-like, with amino-acid sequence MGFMNEFLEHNWSRMKSFLQSVANPDSSAHLVAYDGYVDLALELSTLHTLLCDIFTGLDQRTREQLEPLPTILNAIKEGMPVPVSIKLGPGMD